The following are encoded together in the Acetobacter vaccinii genome:
- the recJ gene encoding single-stranded-DNA-specific exonuclease RecJ, whose product MPTATRPTAPHDAGPQLPAVLGVEHSVSGRRWAWRGNAEDPATERMAGALAQQLGLPHTVGRLLALRGITPEQAAHYLEPRLQSLLPDPSCLTDMDKAAARIATAVQQGETIGVFGDYDVDGACASAILAAVLEELGCRVLTHIPDRMTEGYGPNQPALQALVAQGASLLICVDCGTASADVLNPLAGQADIIVLDHHKSEDALPAIHATVNPNRPDCPSGLGSICAAALAFLAMVATRRSLRDAGWFTPDRPPPDLMRQLDLVALATVCDVMPLHGLNRAFVAQGLKVMARRDRTGLAALMEIASVTKAPDAFSCGFALGPRINAGGRIAEAALGLNLLRCTDRTVARQMAERLDAVNRRRQDVEATILDLAMEQAAAQKEAGRGVILLAGRDWHPGVVGIVAGRIKERFNRPALVGAEQEDGSIKGSGRSVPGLDLGTVIIAARQAGMLKTGGGHAMAAGFSLEAERLEEFHSFLDTRLPQATDLPDTVDLLLDAVVSVSGASAELAQQMGAMAPFGAGNPEPMVALSHATIIRTDRIGRDGNTLRVLLRADNGARLKALLFRAEDSPLTPVLEDSTRPPLHLAGYLRAESWNGRMDATFFIQDIARA is encoded by the coding sequence ATGCCCACAGCCACCCGCCCGACAGCCCCGCATGACGCGGGGCCACAGCTCCCTGCCGTACTGGGGGTCGAACACAGTGTCAGCGGGCGGCGCTGGGCCTGGCGGGGCAATGCCGAAGACCCGGCAACAGAGCGCATGGCAGGCGCTCTGGCCCAGCAGCTTGGCCTGCCCCATACGGTAGGCCGCCTGCTGGCCCTGCGCGGCATAACACCCGAACAGGCTGCCCACTATCTGGAGCCAAGGCTGCAAAGCCTGCTGCCCGACCCGTCCTGCCTGACTGACATGGACAAGGCGGCTGCCCGCATTGCCACAGCCGTGCAACAGGGCGAAACCATAGGTGTTTTTGGGGACTACGACGTAGACGGTGCCTGCGCCAGCGCCATTCTGGCCGCTGTGCTGGAGGAACTGGGCTGCCGGGTTCTCACCCATATTCCCGACCGGATGACCGAGGGCTACGGCCCCAACCAGCCTGCGCTGCAAGCCCTTGTGGCGCAGGGGGCATCCCTGCTCATCTGTGTGGACTGCGGCACGGCCTCGGCCGATGTGCTCAACCCGCTGGCGGGGCAGGCCGATATCATCGTGCTTGACCACCATAAGTCGGAAGATGCGCTGCCCGCCATCCATGCCACGGTCAACCCCAACCGGCCGGACTGCCCGTCGGGACTGGGGTCCATCTGCGCTGCGGCACTGGCGTTTCTGGCCATGGTGGCCACCCGGCGCAGCCTGCGCGATGCAGGCTGGTTTACCCCTGACCGCCCCCCGCCAGACCTGATGCGCCAGTTGGACCTGGTGGCGCTGGCAACGGTGTGTGATGTCATGCCCCTGCACGGGCTTAACCGTGCGTTTGTGGCCCAGGGCCTCAAGGTCATGGCCCGGCGTGACCGCACGGGCCTTGCGGCGCTGATGGAAATTGCCAGCGTGACCAAAGCGCCCGATGCGTTTTCCTGCGGGTTTGCGCTGGGGCCACGCATTAACGCAGGAGGGCGGATTGCCGAGGCCGCCCTGGGCCTGAACCTGCTGCGCTGCACCGACCGCACCGTTGCCCGGCAGATGGCCGAGCGGCTGGATGCGGTCAACCGCCGCAGACAGGACGTGGAAGCCACTATTCTGGACCTCGCCATGGAGCAGGCCGCCGCCCAGAAAGAGGCTGGCCGGGGCGTTATCCTGCTGGCCGGGCGCGACTGGCACCCCGGTGTGGTCGGGATTGTGGCAGGGCGGATCAAGGAGCGCTTCAACCGCCCGGCTCTGGTCGGGGCGGAGCAGGAGGACGGCTCCATCAAAGGCTCAGGCCGGTCTGTGCCGGGGCTGGACCTTGGCACCGTGATTATTGCCGCACGCCAGGCCGGTATGCTCAAAACCGGTGGTGGGCACGCCATGGCGGCCGGGTTCTCGCTGGAGGCCGAGCGGCTGGAGGAGTTCCACTCCTTCCTCGACACCCGCCTGCCACAGGCAACAGACCTGCCCGACACAGTGGACCTGCTGCTGGATGCGGTCGTGAGCGTATCGGGCGCCAGTGCCGAGCTGGCGCAGCAGATGGGGGCTATGGCCCCGTTTGGTGCGGGCAACCCCGAACCCATGGTGGCCCTGTCCCACGCGACTATTATACGGACAGACAGGATCGGGCGTGACGGCAATACCCTGCGGGTGCTGCTACGGGCCGATAACGGCGCACGGCTGAAGGCCCTGCTGTTCCGCGCGGAAGACAGCCCCCTGACCCCAGTGCTGGAGGACAGCACGCGCCCGCCCCTGCACCTTGCGGGCTACCTGCGGGCGGAAAGCTGGAATGGCCGCATGGATGCGACCTTTTTCATTCAGGACATTGCCCGCGCCTGA
- a CDS encoding homoserine dehydrogenase: MTSPSSSSPLRLGIAGLGTVGAGVIRLLHANADLLHARTGRTIEVVAVSARDRTRDRGVDVSGLRWYDNALDLVSDPDVDVVVELIGGAEGPARALVEAALKAGKPVVTANKALVALHGSALARLSADNAAPLLFEAAVAGGIPAIKTVREGLAADRLLRVGGILNGTCNYILTVMRETGQDFASVLKDAQDLGYAEADPTTDVDGLDAAHKLTILAGLAFGRPVAFDSVHVEGIRHIGADDLAFARQLGYRIKLLGLARMTDDGLQARVTPCLVPQHAPLAQVDGVFNAVVAEGEFVGRIMVEGRGAGAGPTASAVTADLVDLARGQAITLWGVQSGTVEPVRACPISVGEAAFYLRLRVEDRPGVIADITAVLRDCGVSLRSMLQHPADSETAPHVPLVLVTHRTSEAAMQAAIAQIDALSVVTDTPVMIRIEAA; the protein is encoded by the coding sequence GTGACATCCCCTTCCTCCTCCTCCCCCCTCCGTCTTGGTATTGCCGGTCTTGGCACGGTTGGCGCGGGTGTCATCCGGCTGCTGCACGCCAATGCGGACCTGCTGCACGCCCGCACCGGCCGTACGATTGAGGTCGTAGCCGTCAGCGCGCGCGACCGCACGCGTGACCGTGGGGTCGATGTGTCGGGCCTGCGCTGGTACGACAACGCCCTCGATCTGGTCAGCGACCCGGATGTGGATGTGGTGGTGGAACTGATCGGCGGGGCCGAAGGACCAGCCCGCGCCCTGGTGGAAGCGGCACTGAAGGCTGGCAAGCCGGTTGTCACGGCCAACAAGGCGCTGGTGGCCCTGCATGGTTCCGCCCTGGCCAGGCTGAGTGCCGACAACGCTGCCCCGCTGCTGTTTGAGGCCGCTGTGGCAGGCGGTATCCCCGCCATTAAAACCGTGCGCGAAGGACTGGCCGCTGACAGGCTGCTGCGCGTTGGCGGTATTCTCAACGGCACCTGCAACTATATCCTGACCGTCATGCGGGAAACCGGACAGGACTTTGCCAGCGTGCTCAAGGACGCCCAGGACCTGGGCTATGCCGAGGCCGACCCCACGACCGATGTGGACGGGCTGGATGCTGCCCACAAGCTGACCATTCTGGCCGGTCTGGCCTTTGGCCGCCCCGTGGCCTTTGACTCTGTGCATGTTGAGGGCATCCGCCACATCGGCGCGGACGATCTGGCCTTTGCCCGCCAGCTTGGCTACCGCATCAAGCTGCTGGGCCTTGCCCGCATGACAGACGATGGCCTGCAGGCCCGCGTTACCCCCTGCCTTGTGCCCCAGCATGCACCGCTGGCGCAGGTGGATGGCGTGTTCAACGCCGTTGTGGCGGAAGGTGAGTTTGTTGGCCGCATCATGGTCGAAGGCCGTGGTGCCGGAGCCGGGCCGACCGCCAGCGCCGTCACCGCCGACCTGGTGGACCTTGCCCGTGGTCAGGCCATCACCCTGTGGGGCGTACAGTCCGGCACGGTAGAACCCGTGCGCGCCTGCCCCATATCCGTCGGGGAAGCCGCCTTTTACCTGCGCCTGCGGGTAGAGGACCGCCCCGGCGTTATTGCCGACATTACCGCTGTCCTGCGCGACTGTGGTGTGTCGCTGCGCAGCATGCTGCAACACCCGGCGGATAGCGAAACCGCCCCCCATGTTCCGCTGGTGCTGGTCACGCACCGGACGTCGGAAGCTGCCATGCAGGCAGCGATCGCCCAGATTGATGCGCTGAGCGTTGTCACCGACACCCCGGTCATGATCCGGATCGAGGCGGCCTGA
- the glpX gene encoding class II fructose-bisphosphatase gives MPESSVGPTPFLASDRNLALELVRVTEAAALASARWTGRGRKNDADGAAVEAMRTAFDTVAIDGTVVIGEGEMDEAPMLYIGEKVGCGGPAMDIAVDPLEGTNLCAKDMPNAITVVALAERGNFLHAPDIYMDKIVVGPGLPEGVVDLDASIETNLKNLARAKNLTVQDLVLCTLERDRHQELITRARAAGARVRLLTDGDVAGGIAACLSTSEVDIYVGSGGAPEGVLTAAAVRCVDGQMQGRLLFEDDTQRERALAMNPGKSPDRKLGLQDMAAGPVLFSATGVTTGALLRGVHQHPYHAVTHSLVMRSKSGTSRFVEAHHNFRTKNWAPE, from the coding sequence ATGCCTGAATCCTCCGTTGGTCCCACTCCTTTTCTCGCCTCCGACCGTAACCTGGCGCTGGAACTGGTCCGCGTAACCGAGGCCGCCGCCCTGGCCTCTGCCCGCTGGACGGGCCGCGGCCGCAAGAACGACGCCGATGGCGCCGCCGTGGAAGCCATGCGCACCGCCTTTGACACCGTGGCCATTGATGGCACCGTGGTCATTGGTGAGGGCGAAATGGACGAAGCGCCCATGCTCTACATTGGTGAAAAAGTGGGCTGTGGCGGCCCGGCCATGGATATTGCCGTGGACCCGCTTGAGGGCACCAACCTGTGCGCCAAGGACATGCCCAACGCCATTACCGTGGTGGCCCTGGCCGAGCGCGGCAACTTCCTGCACGCGCCCGACATCTACATGGACAAGATCGTGGTTGGCCCCGGCCTGCCCGAAGGTGTGGTGGACCTGGACGCCTCCATCGAAACCAACCTGAAGAACCTGGCCCGCGCCAAAAACCTGACCGTGCAGGATCTGGTGCTGTGTACGCTTGAACGCGACCGCCACCAGGAGCTGATTACCCGCGCCCGCGCGGCCGGTGCCCGCGTGCGCCTGCTGACCGATGGTGACGTGGCCGGGGGCATTGCCGCCTGCCTGTCCACCAGCGAAGTGGATATTTATGTCGGCTCCGGCGGTGCGCCCGAGGGCGTGCTGACTGCCGCCGCCGTGCGCTGCGTAGATGGCCAGATGCAGGGCCGCCTGTTGTTTGAAGACGACACCCAGCGCGAACGCGCTCTGGCCATGAACCCCGGTAAAAGCCCCGACCGCAAACTGGGCCTGCAGGACATGGCCGCCGGGCCGGTGCTGTTCTCGGCCACGGGTGTGACCACGGGCGCGCTGCTGCGTGGTGTGCACCAGCACCCCTACCACGCGGTCACGCACTCGCTGGTCATGCGCTCCAAGTCCGGCACGTCGCGCTTTGTCGAAGCCCACCACAACTTCCGCACCAAAAACTGGGCGCCGGAATAA
- a CDS encoding LL-diaminopimelate aminotransferase — protein sequence MTEEFHRIRRLPPYVFASVNQAKAAARARGEDIIDLGMGNPDTPTPPHIVSKLVETIADPRTHRYSVSKGIPGLRKAVAGYYERRFNVTLNPEKEVIVTLGSKEGLANLASAITSPGDTILVPNPSYPIHQFGFIIAGASVRSIPATPDEDMLRALDRAVRHSVPKPTALIVNFPSNPTAYLADLDFYKELVAFARRENIWILSDLAYAEIYFGDKVPPSILAVPGARDIAVEFTSLSKTYSMAGWRVGFAAGNERLVSALTRIKSYLDYGAFTPIQVAAVTALNGPQDCVADLRALYKDRRDVLIRGLHAAGWDVPSPEGSMFAWAPIPEPFREMGSVAFSKLLLEEAGVAVAPGLGFGEYGDSHVRIGLVENTHRLRQALRSIRGFLGAHGISPSSSPSAKKPEPVTP from the coding sequence ATGACCGAAGAGTTCCATCGCATCCGCCGCCTGCCGCCCTATGTCTTTGCCTCGGTAAATCAGGCCAAGGCCGCGGCCCGCGCGCGGGGCGAGGACATTATCGACCTTGGCATGGGCAACCCCGACACCCCCACCCCGCCGCATATTGTCAGCAAGCTGGTGGAAACCATTGCCGACCCGCGCACCCACCGCTACTCGGTCAGCAAGGGCATTCCGGGGCTGCGCAAGGCCGTGGCCGGGTATTACGAGCGCCGCTTTAACGTTACGCTCAACCCGGAAAAGGAAGTCATCGTCACCCTGGGCTCCAAGGAAGGGCTGGCCAATCTGGCCTCGGCCATTACCAGCCCGGGCGACACCATTCTGGTGCCCAACCCGTCCTACCCCATTCACCAGTTCGGCTTCATTATCGCCGGGGCGAGCGTGCGCTCCATCCCCGCCACACCGGACGAGGACATGCTGCGCGCTCTGGACCGCGCCGTACGTCACTCGGTGCCCAAGCCCACGGCGCTGATTGTCAACTTCCCGTCCAACCCGACCGCGTATCTGGCCGACCTTGATTTTTACAAGGAACTGGTGGCCTTCGCCCGGCGTGAGAATATCTGGATCCTGTCCGACCTTGCCTATGCCGAAATCTATTTTGGCGACAAGGTGCCCCCCTCCATTCTGGCCGTGCCCGGGGCGCGTGACATCGCGGTGGAGTTTACATCGCTGTCCAAGACATACTCCATGGCAGGCTGGCGCGTGGGCTTTGCGGCAGGGAACGAACGGCTGGTGTCCGCCCTGACACGCATCAAGTCCTATCTGGATTACGGGGCGTTTACCCCCATCCAGGTGGCCGCCGTAACCGCGCTGAACGGCCCGCAGGACTGCGTGGCCGACCTGCGCGCCCTGTACAAGGACCGCCGCGATGTGCTGATCCGTGGCCTGCATGCCGCAGGCTGGGACGTGCCCTCGCCCGAAGGGTCAATGTTCGCCTGGGCACCCATTCCCGAACCCTTCCGCGAGATGGGCAGCGTAGCGTTTTCCAAACTACTGCTGGAGGAAGCTGGCGTAGCCGTGGCCCCCGGCCTTGGCTTTGGTGAATATGGTGACAGCCACGTCCGTATCGGGCTGGTGGAAAACACCCACCGCCTGCGTCAGGCCCTGCGCTCCATCCGGGGCTTCCTCGGCGCGCATGGCATTTCGCCCTCCTCTTCCCCGTCCGCTAAAAAGCCGGAGCCTGTAACACCGTGA
- a CDS encoding OmpA family protein: MKAISCQAHPGSTHQTMPQPHPCRTRTGSGPLPARTTGLRRLRAALVAGGMVALGGCNHQDAVDSTFDWVHKMRGGVIATQRPPAPGRYDPYPHVGLTPTDPPDVTSPQARALLTQRLLRDRNLTYRTVAANGSLIPDIPPPPGGTAPKAELPTGASGAVLDAAEAPPRPQQAQSSRPQPDTTTPSTADSPDGEIALPTVRDDKGAAGPQVLPAIPAAPPPPPQIAGVATPADTPTASTRTPNYDLADVKGTGFHFLPDSDQLSSGQDAALAKLVDKTPKGPFYIRGFGNATALDAVNQTDAVRLGLLRASRLAQLLVAHGVPATALHVRGDAFGTGARVSTTP, from the coding sequence GTGAAAGCCATTTCCTGCCAAGCGCATCCGGGGAGCACCCACCAGACCATGCCGCAGCCACACCCTTGCCGGACACGCACCGGGTCCGGGCCTTTACCCGCGCGCACCACAGGCCTCCGCCGCCTGCGCGCCGCACTGGTGGCAGGGGGCATGGTCGCACTGGGCGGGTGCAACCATCAGGACGCCGTGGACAGCACCTTTGACTGGGTCCACAAAATGCGCGGCGGCGTTATTGCCACCCAGCGCCCCCCGGCCCCTGGCCGCTATGACCCGTACCCCCATGTGGGGCTGACCCCCACAGACCCGCCGGATGTTACATCCCCCCAGGCCCGCGCCCTGCTGACCCAGCGGCTGCTGCGCGACCGGAACCTGACGTACCGTACCGTTGCGGCCAACGGCAGCCTTATCCCCGACATACCGCCCCCGCCGGGTGGAACCGCCCCAAAGGCTGAACTACCCACAGGGGCCAGCGGTGCCGTGCTGGACGCGGCCGAAGCCCCCCCGCGGCCACAACAGGCCCAGAGCAGCCGCCCCCAGCCGGACACCACCACCCCCAGCACGGCTGACAGCCCCGATGGGGAAATTGCCCTCCCCACCGTGCGTGACGACAAGGGAGCCGCAGGCCCGCAGGTACTGCCCGCCATACCGGCAGCCCCACCGCCGCCACCCCAGATTGCCGGGGTGGCCACGCCTGCTGACACCCCCACGGCCAGCACACGCACACCCAATTATGACCTTGCGGACGTCAAAGGCACGGGCTTCCACTTCCTGCCCGATTCCGACCAGCTTTCCAGCGGGCAGGACGCCGCTTTGGCCAAACTGGTGGACAAAACCCCCAAAGGCCCCTTCTACATCCGCGGGTTTGGCAACGCGACAGCGCTGGATGCCGTCAACCAGACCGATGCCGTGCGCCTTGGGCTGCTACGGGCCTCTCGCCTGGCACAGCTCCTTGTCGCCCATGGGGTGCCCGCCACAGCCCTGCATGTCCGGGGCGATGCCTTTGGCACAGGGGCGCGGGTTTCCACCACGCCCTGA